A region from the Benincasa hispida cultivar B227 chromosome 10, ASM972705v1, whole genome shotgun sequence genome encodes:
- the LOC120087745 gene encoding transport protein particle 20 kDa subunit, whose product MATTACFIIVSRNNIPIYEAEVGSAVKREDSAQLHQFILHASLDIVQDLAWTTSAMFLKAVDRFNDLVVSVYVTAGHTRLMLLHDSRNDDGIKSFFQEVHELYIKTILNPLYLPGSRITSSHFDTKVRALARKYL is encoded by the exons ATGGCGACCACAGCTTGTTTCATCATTGTCAGTAGGAACAATATCCCTATTTATGAAGCTGAAGTCGGATCTGCTGTTAAa AGAGAGGATTCCGCTCAGCTGCATCAGTTTATATTACATGCGTCCCTTGACATCGTTCAAGACCTGGCATGGACTACTAGTGCTAT GTTCTTGAAAGCAGTCGATAGGTTCAATGATTTGGTCGTGTCTGTATATGTAACCGCCGGTC ATACGCGATTGATGTTACTTCACGACTCTCGCAATGATGATGGAATCAAAAGCTTTTTTCAAGAGGTTCATGAGCTTTACATAAAG ACTATACTCAATCCCCTCTACTTGCCCGGATCACGCATCACTTCTTCGCATTTCGATACAAAAGTCCGTGCACTCGCAAGGAAGTATCTCTAG